The following proteins are encoded in a genomic region of bacterium:
- a CDS encoding DUF433 domain-containing protein — MKLDQIVVHSDPEILGGTAVFVGTRVPLKNLLDYLEAGDSLEKFLDAFPTVSREQTITALEQANQFLAANARAAG, encoded by the coding sequence ATGAAGCTCGATCAGATCGTCGTCCACAGCGACCCCGAGATCCTCGGGGGCACCGCGGTCTTCGTCGGTACCCGCGTCCCGTTGAAGAACCTGTTGGACTACCTTGAAGCCGGAGACAGCCTCGAGAAGTTCCTCGACGCATTCCCCACCGTCTCCCGGGAGCAGACGATCACGGCCCTCGAACAGGCCAACCAGTTCCTGGCCGCGAATGCGCGTGCTGCTGGATGA